A DNA window from Ipomoea triloba cultivar NCNSP0323 chromosome 10, ASM357664v1 contains the following coding sequences:
- the LOC116033407 gene encoding uncharacterized protein LOC116033407, with the protein MKKLYRKGTVHPTPPLISDHLAFLPAAILTLAAALCQEDKEVLAYLISCSSVNSGGRRKAAGAAACGGAGHPPCFNCNCFSCYMSYWVRWDSSPNRQLIHEIIDAYEDGLQVQSKKMEKNKREKRRNNKANNNGSKGCATAAGGEEKTKAEASLTAAEHRRDDDSSGGEEEEGDGGEKGAVRRIVSFLGERIWTTIWT; encoded by the coding sequence ATGAAAAAGCTTTACCGGAAAGGCACAGTTCACCCAACGCCGCCGCTAATCTCCGACCACCTCGCGTTTTTACCAGCCGCAATCTTGACGCTCGCCGCCGCTCTCTGCCAAGAAGATAAAGAAGTCTTAGCCTATCTCATCTCCTGCTCTTCTGTTAACTCCGGAGGGAGGAGAAAAGCCGCCGGCGCCGCCGCATGCGGCGGCGCCGGCCACCCGCCCTGCTTCAACTGCAACTGCTTCAGCTGCTACATGAGCTACTGGGTGAGGTGGGACTCCTCGCCGAACCGGCAGCTCATCCACGAAATCATCGACGCTTATGAAGACGGTCTGCAGGTTCAGagcaagaaaatggagaaaaacaagagagagaagagaagaaacaACAAGGCCAACAACAATGGCAGCAAAGGCTGCGCCACCGCCGCCGGCGGCGAGGAGAAAACTAAGGCGGAGGCTAGTTTAACCGCCGCCGAGCACCGTCGCGACGACGACAGTAGCGGCGGAGAAGAGGAGGAGGGAGACGGCGGCGAGAAAGGCGCTGTGAGAAGGATTGTTAGCTTTTTAGGAGAGAGAATCTGGACAACGATTTGGACCTGA